A genomic segment from uncultured Alistipes sp. encodes:
- the tsaE gene encoding tRNA (adenosine(37)-N6)-threonylcarbamoyltransferase complex ATPase subunit type 1 TsaE gives MKTIHITSQEELPQVARAIISLLGRRTVVAFRGEMGAGKTTLIREIAAQLGATDTVTSPTFAIVNQYKGQGNRRIYHFDFYRIEDLREAFDFGYEEYFYSGDLCLVEWPERIESLLPENVVTVRITVDSDTARTFEIE, from the coding sequence ATGAAAACCATCCATATCACTTCGCAGGAGGAGCTGCCGCAGGTCGCACGGGCGATCATCAGCCTTCTGGGCCGCCGCACCGTAGTGGCCTTCCGCGGCGAGATGGGCGCCGGAAAAACGACGCTCATCCGCGAAATCGCCGCACAGCTGGGCGCCACGGACACCGTGACCAGCCCGACGTTCGCCATCGTCAACCAGTACAAGGGCCAGGGCAACCGCCGCATCTACCATTTCGACTTCTACCGCATCGAGGATCTGCGCGAGGCTTTCGACTTCGGCTACGAGGAGTATTTCTACTCGGGAGACCTCTGCCTGGTGGAGTGGCCCGAGCGGATCGAGTCGCTGCTGCCGGAGAACGTGGTGACGGTGCGCATCACCGTCGACAGCGACACGGCCCGCACCTTCGAGATCGAGTAG
- a CDS encoding NUDIX hydrolase produces MTRTVYFADKSVAFTTAAPGGEWFAVAAESDGGVSRPKILNFLESHNSVAVVSADPEATFRAFALQFAWVEAAGGVVVDGAGRWLLIHRNGRWDLPKGHLEAGESIETCAAREVEEETGVRGEVVRPLCRTLHAYWFPKSGRWELKRTHWFELRATEPSALQPQTEEGIERVVWCTPAEAAEHVREAFPTIRRVAEAMNR; encoded by the coding sequence ATGACCCGTACCGTCTATTTTGCCGACAAGAGCGTGGCCTTCACGACTGCGGCGCCCGGCGGAGAGTGGTTCGCCGTGGCGGCGGAGTCCGACGGCGGCGTATCGCGCCCCAAGATACTGAATTTTCTCGAATCGCACAACTCCGTAGCGGTCGTTTCGGCCGATCCCGAAGCGACGTTCCGAGCCTTTGCGTTGCAGTTCGCGTGGGTGGAGGCGGCCGGCGGGGTGGTCGTGGACGGTGCGGGGCGGTGGCTGCTGATCCACCGCAACGGGCGTTGGGACCTTCCGAAAGGGCACCTCGAAGCCGGGGAGAGTATCGAGACCTGTGCGGCCCGCGAAGTGGAGGAGGAGACGGGCGTGCGGGGCGAGGTGGTGCGCCCGCTGTGCCGGACGCTGCACGCCTACTGGTTCCCGAAGAGCGGACGCTGGGAGTTGAAGCGGACCCACTGGTTCGAACTCCGGGCAACGGAACCCTCGGCGCTGCAGCCCCAGACCGAGGAGGGGATCGAACGGGTGGTGTGGTGTACGCCCGCGGAGGCTGCGGAGCACGTGCGCGAAGCCTTCCCGACGATCCGCCGCGTGGCCGAGGCGATGAACCGATAG
- a CDS encoding HU family DNA-binding protein — MCTPNHSDELNFKQHKDMTKADIVSEIAKSTGVEKVQVQAIVEAFMESIKTSLTEKNNVYLRGFGSFIVKKRAKKVARNISKNTTITIPEHNIPAFKPAKSFAAKVK; from the coding sequence ATTTGCACTCCGAATCATTCGGATGAACTTAATTTTAAACAACATAAAGATATGACAAAGGCTGATATCGTAAGCGAAATCGCTAAGAGCACCGGAGTGGAGAAAGTGCAGGTGCAGGCTATCGTTGAGGCTTTCATGGAGAGCATCAAGACGTCGCTCACCGAGAAAAATAACGTGTATCTTCGCGGCTTCGGAAGTTTCATCGTGAAGAAGCGTGCCAAGAAGGTAGCCCGCAACATCTCGAAGAACACGACGATCACCATTCCCGAACACAACATCCCCGCTTTCAAGCCCGCCAAGAGCTTCGCGGCGAAGGTGAAATAA
- the mfd gene encoding transcription-repair coupling factor — protein MANPREQLAQFAAGSKTLGTLCREYRNRSTTLHLRELVGGALSFYAAAAVSKCGGVHVFVAEERDAAAYLLNDFYNLLDEKRIYFFPSSYKRSAAYGAEDAQGVVQRTTAMNAVRAFGTGSAEGDYLVVCTYPEALAERVADAEVLQRRTIAVRVGDRISIEVLEQELLDAGFTRVDFVYEPGQYSLRGGIVDVFSYSESKPYRLDFFGDEVDSIRRFNISSQLSADRLDGVEIIPDLNAGVAAAAKVSLAKFAGGEAAWWFYDADFVLRRVNDVRRKALGDLEHPEEIDHLLTSRNGLLADLAENRLVVLRDNLPERPATAEVTFSTAPQPKFNKNFEMLADDMIRNALRGYDTWILSENRAQVERLENIFHQIGRGQAVVRSLAVTLHEGFVDNDLKLCLYTDHQIFDRYQRYRINGEIRRDEQMTVAELNQLRPGDYVVHIDHGVGRFDGLVKINEGGKTHEAIKLVYKDGDVLFVNVHSLHRISRYKSGDGEPPKVYKLGTGAWQKLKNATKKAVKDISRELIALYARRKASKGFAFSPDSYLQHELEASFRWEDTPDQQAATAAVKKDMESDQPMDRLVCGDVGFGKTEVAIRAAFKAACDGKQVAVLVPTTILALQHYRSFSERLRDFPVRVEYLNRTKSAKEVREICADLAAGKIDILIGTHKMLGRQVVFRDLGLLIIDEEQKFGVAAKEKLTRMSVSVDTLTLTATPIPRTLQFSLMGSRDLSVISTPPPNRQPILTESHVFSEEIVRDAIETELARGGQVYYVHNRVEDLVTIQGMITRVCPKARVGVGHGKMPAEQLEKLIMDFIYGEFDVLLSTTIVENGIDIPNANTIIVDNAQNFGLSDLHQLRGRVGRSNQKAYCYLLSPPDELLSSDARRRLRAIEEFSDLGSGFNIAMQDLDIRGAGNLLGAEQSGFIADIGFETYQKIMNEAVAELRAEGLQVPGLGAGEQEVVERMAFIDDAHIEIEVEASLPDDYVSQQAERLKLYRELDSTKDEAALQAFESRLVDRFGPLPRAAKELLNVVRLRWEAIRLGMERVKVKNGLMIVHFVGEEQSPYYKSETFMTLLQRVTRHPDRFVLKQHNNRLAMTVRNVRDVEDAWKTLQQL, from the coding sequence ATGGCAAATCCCCGCGAGCAGTTGGCGCAGTTCGCCGCCGGGTCGAAGACCCTCGGGACGCTGTGCCGCGAATACCGGAACCGAAGCACGACCCTCCATCTTCGGGAGCTGGTCGGCGGGGCCTTGTCGTTCTATGCGGCGGCAGCCGTGTCGAAATGCGGCGGGGTCCACGTCTTCGTGGCCGAGGAGCGCGATGCGGCGGCCTACCTGCTCAACGATTTCTACAACCTGCTCGACGAGAAGCGGATCTACTTCTTTCCCTCCTCCTACAAGCGTTCGGCGGCCTACGGGGCCGAGGATGCCCAGGGCGTGGTGCAGCGCACGACGGCGATGAACGCCGTACGGGCGTTCGGGACGGGGTCGGCGGAGGGGGACTACCTGGTGGTCTGCACCTATCCCGAGGCGCTGGCCGAACGGGTGGCCGATGCCGAGGTGCTGCAACGGCGGACGATTGCCGTGCGCGTGGGCGACCGGATTTCGATCGAGGTGCTGGAGCAGGAGTTGCTCGATGCGGGCTTCACGCGGGTGGATTTCGTCTACGAGCCCGGCCAGTATTCGCTGCGCGGGGGCATCGTCGACGTCTTCTCCTACTCGGAGAGCAAGCCCTACCGCCTGGATTTCTTCGGCGACGAGGTGGATTCGATCCGGCGGTTCAACATTTCGAGCCAGCTGTCGGCCGACCGGCTCGACGGGGTGGAGATCATCCCGGACCTGAATGCCGGCGTGGCGGCTGCGGCCAAGGTTTCGCTGGCGAAATTCGCGGGCGGAGAGGCTGCGTGGTGGTTCTACGATGCGGATTTCGTGCTGCGGCGGGTGAACGACGTGCGGCGCAAGGCGCTCGGGGACCTGGAGCATCCCGAGGAGATCGACCATCTGCTCACCAGCCGCAACGGCCTGCTGGCGGACCTTGCGGAGAACCGGCTTGTGGTGCTGCGCGACAACCTTCCGGAGCGCCCCGCAACGGCGGAGGTGACCTTCTCGACGGCCCCGCAGCCGAAGTTCAACAAGAATTTCGAGATGCTGGCCGACGACATGATCCGCAACGCGCTGCGGGGCTACGACACATGGATTCTCTCGGAGAACCGGGCGCAGGTCGAGCGTCTGGAAAACATCTTCCACCAGATCGGCCGCGGACAGGCCGTGGTGCGGTCGCTGGCGGTGACGCTGCACGAGGGCTTCGTGGACAACGACCTGAAGCTGTGCCTCTATACGGACCACCAGATCTTCGACCGCTACCAGCGCTACCGCATCAACGGCGAGATCCGGCGCGACGAACAGATGACCGTCGCGGAGCTGAACCAGCTGCGCCCGGGCGACTACGTGGTGCATATCGACCACGGCGTGGGCCGTTTCGACGGGCTGGTGAAGATCAACGAGGGGGGCAAGACGCATGAGGCGATCAAACTGGTCTACAAGGACGGCGACGTACTGTTCGTGAACGTGCACTCGCTGCACCGCATTTCGCGCTACAAGTCGGGGGACGGCGAGCCTCCGAAGGTCTACAAACTGGGTACGGGGGCGTGGCAGAAGCTCAAGAACGCCACGAAGAAGGCCGTCAAGGATATTTCGCGCGAGTTGATCGCGCTCTACGCCCGGCGCAAGGCCTCGAAGGGCTTCGCCTTTTCGCCGGACAGCTACCTGCAGCACGAGCTGGAGGCTTCGTTCCGCTGGGAGGATACGCCGGACCAGCAGGCGGCCACGGCGGCCGTCAAGAAGGACATGGAGTCGGACCAGCCGATGGACCGGCTGGTGTGCGGCGACGTGGGCTTCGGGAAGACCGAGGTGGCGATCCGTGCGGCGTTCAAGGCGGCGTGCGACGGCAAGCAGGTGGCGGTGCTGGTTCCGACGACGATCCTGGCGCTGCAGCACTACCGGTCGTTTTCGGAGCGACTGCGCGACTTCCCGGTGCGGGTGGAGTATCTCAACCGCACGAAATCCGCGAAGGAGGTGCGGGAGATCTGCGCCGACCTGGCCGCGGGAAAGATCGACATCCTGATCGGCACGCACAAGATGCTGGGCAGGCAGGTCGTTTTCCGCGATCTGGGGCTGCTGATCATCGACGAGGAGCAGAAGTTCGGCGTGGCGGCCAAAGAGAAACTCACCCGGATGAGCGTCTCGGTGGACACGCTGACGCTGACGGCGACGCCCATCCCGCGGACGCTGCAGTTCTCGCTGATGGGTTCGCGCGACCTGTCGGTCATTTCGACGCCGCCGCCCAACCGGCAGCCGATCCTCACCGAATCGCACGTCTTCTCGGAGGAGATCGTGCGCGATGCCATCGAGACGGAGCTGGCGCGCGGCGGTCAGGTCTACTATGTCCACAACCGCGTGGAGGACCTGGTGACCATCCAGGGAATGATCACGCGGGTGTGCCCGAAGGCCCGCGTGGGGGTGGGACACGGCAAGATGCCGGCCGAGCAATTGGAAAAGCTTATCATGGACTTCATCTACGGGGAGTTCGACGTGCTGCTGTCGACGACGATCGTCGAGAACGGCATCGACATCCCGAATGCCAATACGATCATCGTGGACAACGCCCAGAACTTCGGGCTGAGCGACCTGCACCAGCTGCGCGGGCGGGTGGGGCGTTCGAACCAGAAGGCCTACTGCTACCTGCTGTCGCCTCCGGACGAGCTGCTGTCGTCCGATGCGCGGCGGCGTTTGCGGGCCATCGAGGAGTTCTCGGACCTCGGGTCGGGCTTCAACATCGCCATGCAGGACCTCGACATCCGCGGTGCGGGGAACCTGCTGGGTGCCGAACAGAGCGGGTTCATCGCCGACATCGGCTTCGAGACCTACCAGAAGATCATGAACGAGGCGGTAGCCGAGCTGCGGGCCGAGGGCCTTCAGGTCCCGGGGCTCGGGGCCGGGGAGCAGGAGGTCGTGGAGCGCATGGCCTTCATCGACGACGCCCATATCGAGATCGAGGTCGAAGCGTCGCTGCCGGACGACTACGTGTCGCAGCAGGCCGAGCGCCTGAAACTCTACCGGGAACTCGACTCGACGAAGGACGAGGCGGCCCTGCAGGCCTTCGAGAGCCGTCTGGTGGACCGTTTCGGGCCGTTGCCGCGCGCCGCGAAGGAGCTGCTGAACGTGGTTCGGCTGCGCTGGGAGGCCATCCGCCTGGGCATGGAGCGCGTGAAGGTCAAGAACGGACTGATGATCGTGCACTTCGTGGGCGAGGAGCAGTCACCTTATTATAAAAGCGAAACCTTCATGACTTTGCTGCAGCGGGTTACGCGCCATCCCGACCGATTTGTGCTCAAACAGCACAATAATCGGCTGGCGATGACCGTTAGGAATGTCAGAGATGTGGAGGACGCCTGGAAAACGTTGCAGCAGCTTTGA
- a CDS encoding LytTR family DNA-binding domain-containing protein: protein MKQNLPALWWLVSTLLIVLVFGAMGYAYDQAILLALLFLPGLLILRYFVPQLTLGKRPKELLNALYLLAAVVVIEYLALIFGLRVVFDTLPDTLPGPIFHPLIILLLIAVFIVPERLIARYLERSQPYDDTLSFISERRRITLDPGEIRYVESNDDEVWIHTVSGEAYRTKTRISQWEAQLDRRFLRVHRSYIVNTERIDEYRPTRIRIGTTEIEISRKYKEAVRQRLGKE, encoded by the coding sequence ATGAAACAGAATCTGCCCGCACTCTGGTGGCTGGTTTCGACCCTGCTGATCGTCCTCGTTTTCGGGGCGATGGGATATGCCTATGACCAGGCGATTCTACTCGCCCTGCTCTTCCTGCCCGGACTGCTGATTCTGCGTTATTTCGTGCCGCAACTCACCCTCGGGAAGCGGCCGAAGGAGCTGCTCAACGCACTCTATCTGCTCGCGGCCGTCGTCGTGATCGAATACCTCGCCCTGATCTTCGGACTCCGCGTCGTTTTCGACACTCTGCCCGACACACTGCCCGGCCCGATCTTCCATCCGCTCATCATCCTGCTGCTGATCGCGGTATTCATCGTCCCGGAGCGGCTGATCGCCCGTTACCTCGAACGCAGTCAGCCGTATGACGACACATTGAGTTTCATCTCCGAGCGCCGTCGGATCACGCTCGATCCGGGGGAGATCCGCTACGTCGAATCGAACGACGACGAGGTGTGGATCCATACCGTCTCGGGCGAAGCCTACCGCACGAAGACACGCATCTCGCAATGGGAGGCGCAACTCGACCGGCGGTTCCTGCGCGTGCACCGCTCCTACATCGTCAATACGGAGCGTATCGACGAATACCGCCCGACCCGCATCCGGATCGGGACGACCGAGATCGAGATCTCGCGCAAATACAAGGAGGCCGTAAGACAGCGCCTCGGGAAAGAGTAG
- a CDS encoding response regulator: MVKILWVDDEVELLKPHVLFLQQKGYEVDTCNNGYDAIDMAAEGTYDLIILDEMMPGMTGLETLPQIKEVRPTTPVIMVTKSEEENIMDKAVGSKIADYLIKPVNPNQVLLSIKKNVHQQQLVTEQATADYRSEFGRISASLQMAENFSDWCTLYRKLTAWEIELGESTDESIKEVLTYQKSEANQEFCKFVRRNYYNWINRRADDTPVMSHTLMRTKIFPVVDENPKTTLLLIDNFRYDQWRAISSLLRGYYDVQQDDFYCAILPTATQYARNAIFAGLMPLAIDKLMPNKWLNDNEEGGKNQYEEEFLRRLMSQNGKNWKFTFDKLVRPEQGRKLVDNIQRIYDADFSVIVYNFLDILSHARTETDIIRELTEDEAAFRSLTRSWFEHSDLYTILRLLSERGHTVIITSDHGTIRVDNPVKVTGDRETSSNLRYKTGRNLAYNSREVYEILRPEDVQLPSSNLTSSYIFAYNSDFLVYNNDANRHIRYYRNTFQHGGISMEEMIVPYIVLKPKQ; this comes from the coding sequence ATGGTCAAGATACTCTGGGTCGACGACGAAGTCGAACTGCTCAAGCCCCACGTTCTGTTTCTCCAGCAGAAAGGATACGAGGTGGATACCTGCAACAACGGGTACGACGCCATCGACATGGCCGCGGAAGGCACCTACGACCTGATCATCCTCGACGAGATGATGCCTGGCATGACGGGGCTCGAAACCCTCCCGCAAATCAAGGAGGTACGCCCCACGACACCCGTGATCATGGTCACCAAAAGCGAGGAGGAGAACATCATGGACAAGGCCGTCGGCTCGAAGATCGCCGACTATCTGATCAAACCCGTCAACCCCAACCAGGTGCTCCTCTCCATCAAGAAGAACGTCCACCAGCAGCAGCTCGTCACCGAACAGGCCACGGCCGACTACCGCTCGGAATTCGGACGCATCTCGGCCTCGCTGCAGATGGCCGAGAACTTCTCGGACTGGTGCACGCTCTACCGCAAGCTTACAGCCTGGGAGATCGAACTCGGCGAATCCACCGACGAGAGCATCAAGGAGGTGCTCACCTACCAGAAGTCGGAGGCCAACCAGGAGTTCTGCAAGTTCGTGCGGCGCAACTACTACAACTGGATCAACCGCCGCGCGGACGACACCCCTGTGATGTCGCACACGCTCATGCGCACGAAGATCTTCCCCGTCGTGGACGAGAACCCGAAGACCACGCTGCTCTTGATCGACAACTTCCGCTACGACCAGTGGCGGGCCATCTCGTCGCTCCTGCGGGGCTACTACGACGTTCAGCAGGACGACTTCTACTGCGCGATCCTGCCCACCGCCACGCAGTATGCCCGCAATGCGATCTTCGCCGGGCTGATGCCCCTGGCCATCGACAAGTTGATGCCCAACAAGTGGCTCAACGACAACGAGGAGGGCGGCAAGAACCAGTACGAGGAGGAGTTCCTCCGGCGGCTGATGAGCCAGAACGGCAAGAACTGGAAATTCACTTTCGACAAGCTCGTGCGCCCGGAGCAGGGCCGCAAGCTCGTGGACAACATCCAGCGCATCTACGACGCCGACTTCTCGGTGATCGTCTACAACTTCCTCGACATCCTTTCGCACGCCCGCACCGAGACGGACATCATCCGCGAACTCACCGAGGACGAGGCGGCCTTCCGGTCGCTGACCCGCTCGTGGTTCGAGCACTCGGACCTCTACACGATCCTGCGCCTGTTGTCCGAGCGCGGGCACACGGTGATCATCACCTCGGACCACGGCACGATCCGCGTGGACAACCCCGTGAAGGTGACCGGCGACCGCGAAACCTCCTCGAACCTCCGCTACAAGACGGGCCGCAACCTCGCCTACAACTCCCGCGAGGTCTACGAGATCCTGCGTCCCGAGGACGTGCAGCTGCCGTCGAGCAACCTCACGTCGAGCTACATCTTCGCCTACAATTCGGACTTCCTGGTCTACAACAACGACGCCAACCGGCACATCCGCTATTACCGTAACACGTTCCAGCACGGAGGCATTTCGATGGAGGAGATGATCGTTCCGTACATCGTTCTGAAACCGAAACAGTAA
- a CDS encoding Rne/Rng family ribonuclease has protein sequence MNRELIVNVNPTEISIALCEDKVLVELNKEQCQTGFAVGDIYLGKVRKIMPGLNAAFVNIGHEKDAFIHYLDLGSQFPSLQKLVTSQQPGKRGMRVDTMKLEAPVEKTGKIGDYLQVGQQIMVQVAKEAISTKGPRLTSDISLAGRNVVLVPFSSKVFLSQKIRSAEEKRRLKRIAAEVLPKNFGVIIRTAAMEARDEDIGHDIQTQIERWRKTCGAIKKCGAQAPALLMSEMNRANTIIRDSLNGSFSQIAVNDEAMYNDIRNYIRQIDPEKEKIVTLYKGTVPIFDNFDISKQIKSLFAKYVSLKRGAYLIIEHTEAMNVIDVNSGNRTKAEDNQEQTAMDVNLAAAKEIARQLRLRDLGGIVIIDFIDLHKAQNKQALYDEMVKLMSTDKAKHTVLPLTKFGLMQITRQRVRPVAVESVSDVCPTCNGTGKVEPTVLLDKKIENQISFLTEDRGHKFIKLVVSPYVASYLRKGFWSLRRRWEWKYRVRLKIVEDQSTGIIDVHYHDRKDNDLIEK, from the coding sequence ATGAACAGAGAGTTAATCGTAAACGTCAACCCTACCGAGATCTCCATCGCGCTGTGCGAGGACAAGGTGCTCGTCGAGCTCAACAAGGAGCAGTGCCAGACGGGTTTTGCTGTGGGAGACATTTACCTCGGGAAGGTGCGCAAGATCATGCCGGGTCTGAATGCGGCATTCGTCAACATAGGTCACGAAAAGGACGCCTTTATACACTACCTCGATTTGGGAAGCCAGTTTCCGTCGCTGCAGAAACTCGTCACGTCGCAGCAGCCCGGCAAACGCGGAATGCGGGTCGACACCATGAAGCTCGAAGCGCCGGTCGAGAAGACGGGCAAGATCGGTGATTACCTTCAGGTGGGGCAGCAGATCATGGTCCAGGTCGCCAAGGAGGCGATTTCGACCAAGGGCCCGCGCCTGACATCGGACATCTCGCTGGCGGGGCGCAACGTGGTGCTGGTCCCCTTCTCGTCGAAGGTGTTCCTGTCGCAGAAGATACGCTCGGCGGAGGAAAAACGGCGCCTGAAGCGGATCGCCGCGGAGGTTCTTCCGAAGAATTTCGGCGTGATCATCCGCACGGCGGCCATGGAGGCCAGGGACGAGGATATCGGACACGACATCCAGACGCAGATCGAGCGCTGGCGCAAGACCTGCGGGGCGATCAAGAAGTGCGGGGCCCAGGCTCCGGCGCTGCTGATGAGCGAGATGAACCGCGCCAATACGATCATCCGCGACTCGCTGAACGGCTCCTTCTCGCAGATTGCCGTCAACGACGAGGCGATGTACAACGACATCCGCAACTACATCCGGCAGATCGACCCCGAAAAGGAGAAGATCGTGACGCTCTACAAGGGGACGGTTCCGATCTTCGACAACTTCGACATCTCGAAGCAGATCAAGTCGCTGTTTGCCAAGTACGTGTCGTTGAAGCGCGGGGCCTACCTGATCATCGAGCATACGGAGGCGATGAACGTCATCGACGTCAACTCCGGCAACCGGACCAAGGCCGAGGACAATCAGGAGCAGACGGCCATGGACGTGAACCTGGCTGCGGCGAAGGAGATTGCCCGGCAGTTGCGGCTGCGCGACCTGGGGGGCATCGTGATCATCGACTTCATCGATCTGCACAAGGCGCAGAACAAACAGGCGCTGTACGACGAGATGGTGAAACTCATGTCGACGGACAAGGCCAAGCATACGGTGTTGCCGCTGACGAAGTTCGGGCTGATGCAGATCACGCGGCAGCGGGTTCGCCCGGTGGCCGTGGAGAGTGTCTCGGACGTCTGCCCGACGTGCAACGGCACGGGCAAGGTCGAGCCTACGGTGCTGCTGGACAAGAAGATCGAGAATCAGATCTCGTTCCTCACGGAGGACCGGGGGCACAAGTTCATCAAACTGGTCGTGAGCCCCTACGTGGCGTCGTACCTTCGGAAGGGTTTCTGGTCGCTGCGGCGCCGCTGGGAGTGGAAGTACAGGGTGCGGCTGAAGATCGTCGAGGATCAGAGCACGGGCATCATCGATGTCCACTACCACGACCGCAAGGACAACGATCTGATCGAGAAATAA
- a CDS encoding SRPBCC domain-containing protein, producing MQEYISKQHQILRPAEQIYAVISRFDNLTPALADRVEEWQATEERCSFKAKGFTVKLRMEEREAPKHVKIVGDEGGVPVDFAFWIQLHKVSDSDTRMRLVLHIELNMMMKMMLGGKLQGAIDQIAEGIANAMNQAPMY from the coding sequence ATGCAGGAATATATTTCGAAACAACACCAGATTCTGCGCCCCGCGGAGCAGATCTATGCGGTCATCAGCCGCTTCGACAACCTCACGCCGGCGCTGGCCGACCGCGTCGAGGAGTGGCAGGCCACCGAAGAGCGCTGCTCGTTCAAGGCCAAGGGCTTCACCGTCAAGCTCCGCATGGAGGAGCGGGAGGCTCCCAAACACGTGAAGATCGTGGGCGACGAAGGCGGCGTACCGGTCGACTTCGCCTTCTGGATCCAGCTGCACAAGGTCTCCGACTCGGACACCCGGATGCGCCTCGTGCTGCACATCGAGTTGAACATGATGATGAAAATGATGCTCGGCGGCAAGCTCCAGGGAGCCATCGACCAGATCGCCGAGGGCATCGCCAACGCCATGAACCAGGCCCCGATGTATTAG
- a CDS encoding type III pantothenate kinase encodes MNLIVDIGNTLVKLAVFEQGRLVSQRSTHCLEVSDFERLLQGRRADRAIVESTCGDADEIVELVREWADRVLEFTPQTPVPIANAYRTPETLGRDRLAAAVGAATLYPGRNVLIVDFGTAVTVDLVTADGTFRGGCISPGMRTRFRALHDYTARLPLCSATEREELLGSSTEEAIRLGVMNSLTFEIEGYMQRMSEKIDDLCVIFTGGDAKYFAKRIKNTIFANCNLVFCGLDRILEYNASEEHLD; translated from the coding sequence TTGAATCTGATTGTTGACATAGGCAACACGCTCGTGAAACTCGCCGTATTCGAACAGGGGCGGCTGGTTTCACAGCGCAGTACGCATTGTCTTGAAGTTTCGGATTTCGAGCGGCTGCTGCAGGGTCGGCGTGCCGATCGGGCCATTGTGGAGTCGACGTGCGGCGATGCGGACGAAATCGTGGAGCTGGTGCGCGAATGGGCGGACCGGGTGCTGGAGTTTACGCCGCAGACCCCCGTTCCGATCGCCAATGCCTACCGCACGCCCGAGACGCTGGGGCGTGACCGCCTGGCGGCTGCCGTGGGTGCCGCGACGCTCTATCCGGGACGGAACGTGCTGATCGTGGACTTCGGGACTGCGGTGACGGTCGACCTGGTGACGGCCGACGGCACCTTCCGCGGAGGGTGCATCTCCCCGGGGATGCGGACGCGGTTCCGGGCGCTGCACGACTATACGGCACGGCTGCCGTTGTGCTCGGCCACCGAGCGCGAAGAGCTGCTGGGCAGCTCCACCGAAGAGGCCATCCGTTTGGGCGTGATGAACTCGCTGACCTTCGAAATCGAGGGCTATATGCAGCGCATGAGTGAAAAAATCGACGATTTATGCGTAATTTTCACCGGTGGGGACGCGAAATACTTTGCGAAAAGAATTAAAAACACGATATTTGCAAATTGTAATCTGGTCTTTTGCGGATTGGATCGAATTTTAGAGTACAATGCCAGTGAAGAACACCTTGATTAA